Within the Clostridium scatologenes genome, the region CTCTATACTTAAATGAAAAGGAGTTGTTTCATATGCTCCTAAAGTCAGCATTGAAAAATACATAGCAAATACTTCATCAACAGTAAATACTATAGGTGAAAGCAATCGATTTTGAAGAATGCCATAATATCCATTTCTACCTGATTGGGAGTATATTGGCATGCCTATTGATTCCAATGCCTGTATATCCCTTATAGCTGTACTCTTTGATATTGAATACTTATCCATTAAATCCTTTAAGTTAAATAAATTTTTATCATTTAAAAATAGCATCATATCATTTAATCTTTCTGATTTATTCATAACCATTTCCTTTACTAATAAAATTTAATTGAAAATTAAAAGGTATCAGCATTTGACACCTTTTCAAAGTATACTATGATTATAAAAGAAAGAAAAGGGGAAATATTAATGATAACTAAAAATGATTTTATACGAATAATGGATACACAGAATGAAATTGCATTGGCAACAAGTCCAGATAACTGTCCCAATGTCAGAATAGTGAATTTTTATTTTGACAGCAATACAAACATTTTGTTCTTTACTACTTTTGGAGATAATAATAAGGTAAAAGAGTTTGAAAATAACCCTAATATTGCTTTTACTACAATTCCTCATCATGGTAATGAACATGTTAAAGCAAAAGGAATTGTTAAAAAAAG harbors:
- a CDS encoding pyridoxamine 5'-phosphate oxidase family protein, which translates into the protein MITKNDFIRIMDTQNEIALATSPDNCPNVRIVNFYFDSNTNILFFTTFGDNNKVKEFENNPNIAFTTIPHHGNEHVKAKGIVKKSSRTIFDVADEFIRKIPEYKYTVEQVGQYLVLFEIEFHTAVVTLDFENIDTIILNK